One segment of Streptomyces sp. YIM 121038 DNA contains the following:
- a CDS encoding non-ribosomal peptide synthetase — translation MSTARVSSDGLLDLTRAQLGIWNAQRLEPDSPYYVVGDVVEISGDAPVDVDALAEAVRATTEEAETLRLRVRETPDGPRQSVSDEPVRAPEVIDVSGEADPAAAAAALVDAERARTGETCRGMVERTLYSRAVIKLSDREVWYTQLGHHLVFDGYTAAMLARRTAARYTALVRGTEPPGSTFGSFADLVAADRAYRDGDRAADDRAYWVERFTPLPDLGAADTAAGPPERTLTARAVVPAGQVARLRAFADEAGVTWGEALIAGYAAFLHRMLGRTDVVFALPLMCRTGSTELRTPAMAVNVLPLRVTVRPADDLGTLSRAVAAAMKEMREHQRYRGEDLPRDLGVPGAGALLHGRGINLKAFDLTLDFAGSTGVMRNVAGGPPEDMGLSVLPTRDGGLLLGFEVDARTNDQAAVDGKLTGLRTLLAGLTDGLPVGRIALTDDVGRLLADWAPPALPGTPVDVPTALTAMAAAEPAHTALVCGAEHLTAGDLAGRVHRVARALRARGIGPDDLVALALPRSADLVVALLAVLDAGAAFQPLDAAHPAERLRELIDDTRPALVLTNGTLDGLPWTTLLQEAAELSDAPLGDDELAAPRHPEHLAYVIHTSGSTGRPKGVLGRAGGLAALLHHQRATVVAEAEGAAGRRLRVAHTYSFAFDSAFDHLVWLLCGHTLHVYDAETARDADALLAAYARDGIDVVDTTPSMAAPLVDGGLLDLRPTLLVLGGEATPPALWRRVAASGVTARNIYGPTEATVDATTARITGEEPTIGHPLAGTRILLLDRALQPVPHGTVGELYLAGPHLARGYLGRPAASAERFVADPFGAPGQRLYRTGDQGRWVPGRGLEYLGRGDGQLKIRGHRVETGEVEAALGAVPGVTAAAATVRSSRLVGYVVSAKATGDAVRAHLAERLPEHMVPAAVVVLDALPVTPNGKLDRAALPAPAATGGGREPRTERERLLCAVLAEVFDAERVGVDDDFFALGGDSITAITVSSRLRAKGFELRPRDLLARRSFAALAASAAAVDDGARTTDEPTGPVPAPPIVRGLLDPHPDVDTVAGYAQWTALRVDGLAHKDLARGVQTVLDHHDALRLRADDALEVLPRGAVRAVANEVHGEDVTALAERLAGELDPRSGDLLRATLVRTGDGTPDRLVVVVHHLAMDGVSWRVLLPDLHTACTGGALAPVGASWRRHATVLAEQGASGARRAELDHWRTALDAAPRLGARPLDQRRDTVATAHRSVTVASPDTTDALLTTLPAAYRAGVDEVLLAALVLALRTWGVSGDAVTVTMEGHGREHLDLARTVGWFTSEYPVRVPASDDVGRLLRAAKEARRSVPDGGVGYGVLRHLDPEAGPELAATPPPDVLLNYLGRFAQLTGTGWRLPERDAFAVTEPGGKALEQVLALNCFVHEEGAPRLAVEWTAATEVLPADAVTALQTAWAAALDALAVHARHTTGGLTPSDLPYVDLDQDAIDALERTGRVADVLPATPLQLGLSFHTLVREERDTDVYVVQAVTTLVGDLDPDRMAEAARELLRRHPALRAYLGTAGDDVVQVIPADVALDWRQDDRFEAAARAELQRPFDPARPPLIRFLLSRVGPHEHKLVITNHHALLDGWSMPLVGRTLLAIYAELGGGPAAPSAPPLSEYFRWLAGRDHEASLAAWRTALDGVDDATRLAPASTVTGVERPGRVSVDLGREFSDRLRAFARAQGVTLTTVLQTAWGLLLGRLTGRRDVVFGCPVSGRPAEVEGVESMIGQLGTTVPVRVAHHQDRTARDLMADVHAQSVALADHHHVGLPAIQRAVGVGELFDTMLVMENFPLSSRGRTPLAPGLDLAGVDITDATHYALTVIVIPDDALTIGLGYQPSAFAESTVRDYGRWLLNLLREIVADPARPAVRLPALDPEERQRMLRTGTEVVPAKARGHWLEEFAAWVRHKPDAEALVCRDRSLSYAELDRAANRLAHALIARGVRPQDPVAVLLGRDVEMTVALFGVAKAGAVYVPLDPSYPRERLAYMLDDIAPAAAVTTGAELPAARDVPVLRLDDPATLAAAPDTDPAEARARLTDDALAYVIYTSGTTGRPKGVGVTHRGVPDLIALQEEVVGVTEHDRYLHFASTSFDVAFWQTMVPLLSGGTSVIAPEEVRVPGDELLDYIVEHRVTGVNLLPSFLAAMPDDRTVDPDVFFVVGAERLDPELARRWGTGRKALFNAYGPTEVTINSVTWHYEADDPGPLPIGRPDPHVRAYVLDGGLQPVGVGVTGELYLGGPSVARGYLGRPGLTSERFVADPFGAPGQRMYRTGDLVRWRPDGQLVFLGRVDHQVKVRGFRVELGEIESTLTRHPDVRASAVIVREDRLVGYVIPTDGADLDTEEVRAYLAGELPDHMVPTAFVELDRLPLSPSGKLDATALPAPETAAAARRAPATEAEAVLLRVFQDVLGTEDIGPDDAFFAIGGDSIVSLQVVSRARRKGVGLTARDVFEGETVAGIAARARALDDAAGPVTGDAPLTPIMRDLLRRAGTAADGFCQWVEICVPPGGDEATWHAALDALLARHDVLRARLVADALRIPQAGAVSAADVLTCVRTDDEPRALVDAHIAGVRGAVDPRTGPLLRALWVDAGSERPGRLVLVAHHLVVDGVSWRVLLDDVRHAYSGGALARHGQSFLAWARSLRDADRGAELPHWQGMTATPALTGPLDPARDTVATAAHHEIRLAADTTRALITTLPAAHRSTPDAVLLTALAQAVHAWRGTPEVLVALESHGRPTRVDLSGTVGWFTAVHPMRLDARDDVQAVRERLRAQGDGLGHGILTAAGLLDPATPEVAWNYLGQFPGAPTEETPWRPAPDADPLGSGGTGELPLPHSLMVNALVRDDALGVRITWPSALFTAAEIEELAEHLRAALHRAAAAPEVSALTGDRPVAEVQPLTPLQEVMLRHARTEHPDPYTVQSTFTLAGPLDVEALRAAGSALLARHPNLGAVFPADLAVIPQAPRPDFRVSDGPADEVLAADLAEPFDLAEGPLVRLTVIRRGPDLADLVLTTHHVLSDGWSAPRILTELFALYAARVRGEEPDLPAPVPFGTYLRWRAEHEPDLDVWAAELDGLPEGDHLGGGEPGPAWQEPTLITFDAPLVAGLARLAAHRGLTQNTLVQGAWAVLIARRSGRADVCFGAMVACRPPELEGVEEIIGLLANTVPVRARLDGTLAATLTDLQARQRALVEHQHVALTDLERLTGRHRLFDSLVVFENYPVDPDRLREPAPGLTVVGTRFREATHHPVTLTVMPDGDGWTGVLAPRAGVDADGLADELLDLLRTLGDHLDTDVRDLLEHR, via the coding sequence TTGAGCACCGCACGCGTGTCCTCGGACGGGCTGCTCGACCTGACGAGGGCCCAGCTGGGCATCTGGAACGCCCAGCGCCTCGAACCGGACTCGCCGTACTACGTGGTCGGCGACGTCGTGGAGATATCCGGCGACGCACCGGTCGACGTGGACGCCCTGGCCGAGGCGGTCCGCGCCACCACCGAGGAGGCCGAGACGCTGCGGCTGCGGGTGCGCGAAACACCGGACGGGCCCCGGCAGTCGGTCAGTGACGAGCCGGTCCGGGCGCCCGAGGTGATCGACGTCAGCGGCGAGGCCGACCCCGCCGCAGCGGCGGCCGCGCTCGTCGACGCCGAGCGCGCGCGGACGGGTGAGACCTGTCGGGGCATGGTGGAACGAACGCTCTATTCACGCGCCGTCATCAAGCTCTCCGACCGCGAGGTCTGGTACACCCAGCTCGGCCACCACCTGGTCTTCGACGGCTACACCGCCGCGATGCTCGCCCGGCGCACCGCCGCCCGCTACACCGCCCTCGTGCGCGGCACCGAGCCGCCCGGGTCGACCTTCGGTTCCTTCGCCGACCTCGTCGCCGCCGACCGGGCCTACCGGGACGGCGACCGGGCCGCCGACGACCGCGCGTACTGGGTCGAGCGGTTCACCCCGCTGCCCGACCTCGGCGCCGCCGACACCGCCGCGGGCCCGCCCGAGCGCACCCTGACCGCCCGCGCCGTCGTCCCCGCCGGCCAGGTCGCCCGGCTGCGCGCCTTCGCCGACGAAGCGGGCGTCACCTGGGGCGAGGCGCTGATCGCCGGATACGCGGCGTTCCTGCACCGCATGCTGGGCCGCACCGACGTGGTGTTCGCGCTGCCCCTGATGTGCCGCACCGGCTCGACCGAACTGCGCACCCCCGCCATGGCGGTGAACGTCCTGCCGCTGCGGGTGACCGTGCGCCCCGCCGACGACCTCGGCACGCTGAGCCGCGCGGTCGCCGCCGCGATGAAGGAGATGCGCGAGCACCAGCGCTACCGCGGCGAGGACCTGCCCCGTGACCTCGGCGTGCCCGGCGCGGGCGCGCTCCTCCACGGACGCGGCATCAACCTCAAGGCGTTCGACCTCACCCTCGACTTCGCCGGGTCCACCGGAGTGATGCGCAACGTCGCGGGCGGCCCGCCGGAGGACATGGGCCTGAGCGTCCTGCCCACCCGCGACGGCGGCCTCCTGCTCGGCTTCGAGGTCGACGCCCGCACCAACGACCAGGCCGCGGTCGACGGCAAGCTGACCGGCCTGCGGACCCTGCTCGCCGGGCTCACCGACGGCCTGCCCGTCGGGCGGATCGCCCTGACCGACGACGTGGGCCGGCTCCTCGCCGACTGGGCGCCGCCCGCCCTGCCCGGCACACCCGTGGACGTGCCCACCGCCCTCACCGCCATGGCCGCGGCCGAGCCCGCGCACACCGCCCTGGTGTGCGGCGCCGAGCACCTCACCGCCGGGGACCTCGCGGGCCGGGTGCACCGCGTCGCCCGCGCGCTGCGGGCCCGCGGCATCGGGCCCGACGACCTCGTGGCCCTGGCCCTGCCGCGCTCCGCGGACCTGGTGGTCGCGCTGCTCGCGGTCCTCGACGCGGGCGCCGCGTTCCAGCCCCTGGACGCCGCACACCCCGCCGAGCGGCTGCGCGAACTGATCGACGACACCCGCCCCGCCCTCGTCCTCACCAACGGCACGCTCGACGGGCTGCCCTGGACCACCCTGCTCCAGGAGGCCGCCGAACTGTCCGACGCTCCGCTGGGGGACGACGAGTTGGCGGCGCCACGCCACCCCGAGCACCTCGCCTACGTCATCCACACCTCCGGGTCGACCGGCCGCCCCAAGGGCGTCCTCGGCCGGGCCGGCGGCCTCGCCGCGCTCCTGCACCACCAGCGGGCGACGGTCGTCGCCGAGGCCGAAGGCGCCGCGGGCAGACGGCTGCGCGTCGCCCACACCTACTCGTTCGCCTTCGACTCCGCCTTCGACCACCTGGTGTGGCTGCTGTGCGGGCACACCCTGCACGTCTACGACGCCGAGACCGCCCGCGACGCCGACGCGCTGCTCGCCGCGTACGCCCGCGACGGCATCGACGTCGTGGACACCACGCCGTCGATGGCCGCGCCGCTCGTCGACGGCGGCCTGCTCGACCTGCGCCCGACGCTCCTCGTCCTCGGCGGCGAGGCCACCCCGCCCGCGCTGTGGCGGCGGGTCGCCGCCTCGGGGGTCACCGCGCGCAACATATACGGGCCCACCGAGGCGACCGTGGACGCCACCACCGCCCGGATCACCGGCGAGGAGCCCACGATCGGCCACCCGCTCGCGGGCACCCGGATCCTCCTGCTCGACCGCGCGCTGCAGCCGGTGCCGCACGGCACCGTGGGCGAGCTGTACCTGGCGGGGCCGCACCTGGCCCGCGGCTACCTCGGCAGGCCCGCGGCGAGTGCCGAGCGCTTCGTCGCCGACCCGTTCGGCGCACCGGGACAGCGCCTCTACCGCACCGGCGACCAGGGCCGCTGGGTGCCCGGGCGCGGTCTGGAGTACCTGGGCCGCGGCGACGGCCAGCTCAAGATCCGTGGCCACCGCGTGGAGACCGGCGAGGTCGAGGCCGCCCTCGGCGCGGTGCCCGGCGTCACCGCCGCGGCCGCCACGGTGCGCTCCTCCCGCCTGGTCGGCTACGTGGTGTCCGCCAAGGCCACCGGGGACGCCGTGCGCGCCCACCTGGCCGAGCGGCTGCCCGAGCACATGGTGCCCGCGGCCGTGGTGGTCCTCGACGCACTGCCCGTCACGCCCAACGGCAAGCTCGACCGCGCGGCGCTGCCCGCGCCCGCGGCCACCGGCGGCGGCCGGGAGCCGCGCACGGAGCGGGAGCGGCTGCTGTGCGCCGTCCTCGCCGAGGTGTTCGACGCCGAACGCGTCGGCGTGGACGACGACTTCTTCGCCCTCGGCGGCGACAGCATCACCGCCATCACCGTCAGCAGCCGACTGCGCGCCAAGGGCTTCGAGCTGCGGCCCCGCGATCTGCTGGCGCGCCGCAGCTTCGCCGCCCTGGCCGCCTCGGCCGCCGCGGTCGACGACGGCGCCCGCACCACGGACGAGCCGACCGGGCCCGTGCCCGCGCCGCCGATCGTGCGCGGCCTGCTCGACCCGCACCCGGACGTCGACACCGTCGCCGGGTACGCCCAGTGGACCGCCCTGCGCGTCGACGGCCTCGCCCACAAGGACCTGGCCCGAGGCGTCCAGACCGTACTCGACCACCACGACGCGCTGCGGCTGCGCGCGGACGACGCCCTGGAGGTGCTGCCCCGCGGGGCGGTGCGTGCCGTCGCCAACGAGGTGCACGGCGAGGACGTGACCGCCCTCGCCGAGCGCCTCGCCGGTGAACTCGACCCGCGCTCGGGCGACTTGCTGCGCGCCACCCTGGTGCGGACCGGCGACGGCACCCCGGACCGCCTGGTCGTCGTCGTGCACCACCTCGCCATGGACGGCGTCTCCTGGCGCGTCCTGCTGCCCGACCTGCACACGGCCTGCACCGGGGGCGCCCTCGCCCCGGTCGGCGCGTCCTGGCGGCGCCACGCCACGGTCCTCGCCGAGCAGGGCGCATCCGGCGCGCGCCGCGCCGAACTCGACCACTGGCGCACCGCGCTCGACGCCGCGCCCCGCCTCGGGGCACGCCCCCTCGACCAGCGGCGGGACACGGTCGCCACCGCCCACCGCTCGGTCACCGTGGCCTCGCCCGATACCACCGACGCGCTCCTGACCACCCTGCCCGCGGCCTACCGCGCCGGTGTCGACGAGGTCCTCCTCGCCGCGCTCGTGCTGGCCCTGCGCACCTGGGGCGTCAGCGGTGACGCGGTGACCGTGACGATGGAGGGCCACGGCCGCGAACACCTCGACCTGGCCCGCACCGTCGGCTGGTTCACCAGCGAGTACCCGGTGCGCGTGCCCGCGTCCGACGACGTGGGACGGCTGCTGCGTGCCGCCAAGGAGGCCCGCCGCTCCGTCCCCGACGGCGGCGTCGGCTACGGCGTCCTGCGCCACCTCGACCCCGAGGCCGGCCCCGAGCTCGCGGCGACCCCGCCGCCGGACGTGCTCCTGAACTACCTGGGCCGCTTCGCCCAGTTGACCGGAACCGGCTGGCGCCTGCCGGAGCGGGACGCCTTCGCCGTCACCGAACCCGGCGGCAAGGCCCTGGAGCAGGTCCTCGCCCTCAACTGCTTCGTCCACGAGGAGGGCGCACCGCGCCTGGCCGTCGAGTGGACCGCCGCGACCGAGGTGCTCCCCGCCGACGCCGTGACGGCCCTGCAGACGGCCTGGGCCGCCGCGCTCGACGCCCTCGCCGTGCACGCGCGCCACACCACCGGCGGCCTCACACCGTCCGACCTGCCCTACGTCGACCTCGACCAGGACGCCATCGACGCCCTCGAACGCACCGGCCGCGTCGCCGACGTCCTGCCCGCGACCCCGCTGCAACTCGGCCTGTCCTTCCACACGCTGGTCCGCGAGGAGCGGGACACCGACGTCTACGTCGTCCAGGCCGTGACGACCCTGGTCGGCGACCTCGACCCGGACCGGATGGCCGAGGCCGCGCGGGAGCTGCTGCGCCGCCACCCCGCGCTGCGGGCGTACCTGGGCACCGCCGGGGATGACGTGGTGCAGGTGATCCCCGCCGACGTCGCCCTGGACTGGCGGCAGGACGACCGCTTCGAGGCCGCCGCCCGCGCCGAGCTCCAGCGGCCCTTCGACCCGGCGCGCCCGCCGCTGATCCGCTTCCTGCTGTCCCGCGTCGGCCCGCACGAGCACAAGCTGGTGATCACCAATCACCACGCCCTGCTCGACGGCTGGTCCATGCCCCTGGTCGGCCGCACCCTGCTCGCGATCTACGCCGAACTGGGCGGCGGCCCGGCCGCGCCGTCCGCCCCGCCGCTCTCGGAGTACTTCCGCTGGCTGGCCGGACGGGACCACGAGGCGTCCCTGGCCGCGTGGCGCACCGCCCTCGACGGCGTCGACGACGCGACGCGCCTCGCCCCCGCGAGCACCGTCACCGGCGTCGAGCGCCCCGGGCGCGTGAGCGTCGACCTCGGCCGGGAGTTCAGCGACCGCCTGCGCGCCTTCGCCCGCGCCCAGGGCGTCACCCTGACCACCGTGCTCCAGACGGCCTGGGGCCTGCTGCTCGGCAGGCTCACCGGGCGCCGCGACGTCGTGTTCGGCTGCCCGGTGTCCGGGCGGCCCGCCGAGGTCGAGGGCGTGGAGTCGATGATCGGCCAGCTCGGCACCACCGTCCCGGTGCGCGTGGCGCACCACCAGGACCGCACCGCGCGGGACCTCATGGCGGACGTGCACGCCCAGAGCGTGGCCCTCGCCGACCACCACCACGTCGGCCTGCCCGCGATCCAGCGCGCGGTGGGCGTCGGCGAGCTGTTCGACACGATGCTGGTCATGGAGAACTTCCCGCTCTCCAGCCGCGGGCGCACCCCGCTCGCCCCCGGCCTCGACCTGGCCGGTGTGGACATCACCGACGCCACGCACTACGCGCTGACCGTGATCGTGATCCCCGACGACGCCCTCACCATCGGCCTGGGCTACCAGCCGAGCGCCTTCGCCGAGTCGACCGTGCGGGACTACGGCCGCTGGCTGCTCAACCTCCTGCGGGAGATCGTCGCCGACCCGGCGCGCCCCGCCGTCCGCCTGCCCGCCCTCGACCCCGAGGAGCGGCAGCGGATGCTGCGCACCGGCACCGAGGTCGTCCCCGCCAAGGCCCGGGGCCACTGGCTGGAGGAGTTCGCCGCCTGGGTGCGTCACAAGCCCGACGCGGAGGCCCTGGTCTGCCGCGACCGCAGCCTCAGCTACGCCGAGCTCGACCGCGCCGCCAACCGCCTCGCCCACGCCCTGATCGCCCGCGGCGTACGGCCCCAGGACCCGGTCGCCGTGCTCCTTGGACGCGATGTCGAGATGACGGTGGCCCTGTTCGGCGTGGCCAAGGCGGGCGCGGTGTACGTACCCCTCGACCCGAGCTATCCGCGCGAGCGCCTGGCGTACATGCTCGACGACATCGCCCCGGCCGCCGCCGTGACGACCGGTGCCGAACTGCCCGCCGCGCGTGACGTCCCGGTCCTGCGGCTCGACGACCCGGCCACGCTGGCCGCCGCCCCCGACACCGACCCCGCCGAGGCGCGCGCGAGGCTCACCGACGACGCGCTCGCCTACGTCATCTACACCTCCGGCACCACAGGGCGCCCCAAGGGCGTCGGCGTCACCCACCGCGGCGTGCCCGATCTGATCGCCCTCCAGGAGGAGGTCGTCGGCGTCACCGAGCACGACCGGTATCTGCACTTCGCGTCGACCAGCTTCGACGTGGCGTTCTGGCAGACCATGGTGCCGCTGCTGTCCGGCGGCACCTCCGTGATCGCCCCCGAGGAGGTCCGCGTCCCCGGCGACGAGCTCCTCGACTACATCGTCGAGCACCGGGTGACCGGAGTGAACCTGCTGCCGTCGTTCCTGGCCGCGATGCCCGACGACCGCACCGTCGACCCCGACGTGTTCTTCGTCGTCGGCGCCGAGCGCCTCGACCCGGAGCTGGCCCGGCGCTGGGGCACCGGACGCAAGGCGCTGTTCAACGCCTACGGCCCCACCGAAGTCACCATCAACTCCGTCACCTGGCACTACGAGGCGGACGATCCCGGCCCGCTGCCGATCGGCCGCCCCGACCCCCACGTCCGCGCCTACGTCCTCGACGGCGGGCTCCAGCCCGTCGGCGTCGGCGTCACGGGCGAGCTGTACCTCGGCGGGCCCAGCGTCGCCCGCGGCTACCTCGGCCGCCCCGGCCTGACGTCCGAGCGGTTCGTCGCCGACCCCTTCGGCGCGCCGGGGCAGCGCATGTACCGCACCGGAGACCTCGTACGGTGGCGGCCGGACGGGCAGCTGGTGTTCCTCGGCCGCGTCGACCACCAGGTCAAGGTCCGTGGCTTCCGCGTGGAGCTGGGCGAGATCGAGTCCACGCTGACCCGCCACCCCGACGTGCGCGCCAGCGCGGTGATCGTGCGCGAGGACCGGCTCGTCGGCTACGTCATCCCCACCGACGGCGCGGACCTGGACACCGAAGAGGTGCGCGCGTACCTGGCGGGCGAACTGCCCGACCACATGGTGCCGACCGCCTTCGTGGAGCTCGACCGGCTGCCCCTGAGCCCCAGCGGCAAGCTCGACGCCACCGCGCTGCCCGCCCCCGAGACCGCGGCCGCCGCGCGGCGCGCACCGGCCACGGAGGCCGAAGCGGTCCTGCTCCGCGTGTTCCAGGACGTCCTCGGCACCGAGGACATCGGCCCCGACGACGCCTTCTTCGCCATCGGCGGCGACAGCATCGTTTCCCTGCAAGTGGTCTCGCGCGCCCGCCGCAAGGGCGTCGGCCTGACCGCGCGGGACGTGTTCGAGGGCGAGACGGTCGCCGGGATCGCGGCGCGCGCCCGCGCCCTGGACGACGCCGCAGGACCCGTGACCGGGGACGCGCCGCTGACCCCGATCATGCGGGACCTGCTGCGCCGCGCGGGCACCGCCGCCGACGGCTTCTGCCAGTGGGTGGAGATCTGCGTACCCCCGGGCGGCGACGAGGCGACCTGGCACGCCGCGCTCGACGCGCTCCTGGCCCGCCACGACGTCCTGCGGGCCCGCCTGGTGGCCGACGCCCTGCGCATCCCCCAGGCCGGCGCGGTGTCCGCGGCCGACGTCCTGACCTGCGTACGGACGGACGACGAGCCGCGGGCCCTGGTCGACGCCCACATCGCCGGGGTCCGCGGGGCGGTGGACCCGCGCACCGGGCCGCTCCTGCGCGCCCTGTGGGTCGACGCCGGATCCGAACGGCCGGGCAGGCTCGTGCTCGTCGCCCACCACCTGGTGGTCGACGGCGTGTCCTGGCGCGTCCTCCTCGACGACGTGCGCCACGCCTACTCCGGCGGGGCCCTGGCCCGGCACGGCCAGTCGTTCCTCGCCTGGGCGCGGTCCCTGCGCGACGCCGACCGGGGGGCCGAACTGCCGCACTGGCAGGGCATGACCGCCACCCCGGCGCTCACCGGGCCGCTCGACCCCGCCCGGGACACCGTGGCCACCGCGGCGCACCACGAGATCCGGCTCGCCGCCGACACGACCCGCGCCCTGATCACGACCCTGCCCGCCGCCCACCGCAGCACCCCCGACGCCGTACTCCTGACGGCGCTCGCCCAGGCCGTTCACGCCTGGCGCGGCACCCCGGAGGTCCTCGTCGCCCTGGAGAGCCACGGCCGTCCCACCCGGGTCGACCTGTCGGGGACCGTCGGCTGGTTCACCGCCGTGCACCCCATGCGCCTCGACGCGCGCGACGACGTACAAGCCGTCAGGGAACGCCTGCGCGCCCAGGGCGACGGCCTCGGCCACGGCATCCTCACCGCCGCGGGCCTCCTCGACCCGGCGACGCCGGAGGTCGCCTGGAACTACCTCGGCCAGTTCCCCGGCGCCCCCACCGAGGAGACGCCCTGGCGGCCGGCCCCCGACGCCGACCCGCTCGGCTCCGGCGGCACCGGCGAACTGCCCCTGCCGCACAGCCTGATGGTCAACGCCCTGGTGCGCGACGACGCGCTCGGGGTGCGGATCACCTGGCCGTCCGCGCTGTTCACCGCCGCCGAGATCGAGGAGCTCGCCGAGCACCTGCGGGCCGCGCTGCATCGCGCCGCCGCGGCGCCGGAGGTCAGCGCGCTCACCGGGGACCGGCCGGTCGCCGAGGTGCAGCCGCTCACGCCGTTGCAGGAGGTGATGCTGCGGCACGCGCGCACCGAGCACCCCGACCCGTACACCGTGCAGTCGACGTTCACGCTCGCGGGGCCGCTCGACGTCGAGGCCCTGCGCGCCGCGGGCAGCGCCCTGCTGGCCCGGCATCCGAACCTGGGCGCCGTGTTCCCCGCGGACCTCGCGGTGATCCCGCAGGCGCCCCGGCCGGACTTCCGGGTGTCCGACGGGCCCGCCGACGAGGTCCTCGCGGCCGATCTGGCCGAGCCGTTCGACCTGGCCGAAGGGCCGCTCGTCCGCCTCACCGTGATCCGGCGCGGCCCCGACCTCGCGGACCTGGTCCTGACCACCCATCACGTCCTCTCCGACGGCTGGTCGGCCCCGCGCATCCTGACCGAGCTGTTCGCCCTGTACGCCGCCCGCGTCCGGGGCGAGGAGCCGGACCTGCCCGCTCCCGTGCCGTTCGGCACCTATCTGCGCTGGCGCGCGGAGCACGAGCCCGACCTCGACGTCTGGGCCGCGGAGCTGGACGGCCTGCCCGAGGGCGACCACCTGGGCGGCGGCGAGCCGGGCCCGGCCTGGCAGGAGCCCACGCTCATCACGTTCGACGCGCCCCTGGTGGCCGGCCTCGCCCGGCTCGCCGCGCACCGCGGCCTGACCCAGAACACGCTGGTGCAGGGCGCGTGGGCGGTGCTCATCGCCCGGCGCTCCGGGCGCGCGGACGTCTGCTTCGGCGCCATGGTCGCCTGCCGTCCCCCGGAGCTCGAAGGGGTCGAGGAGATCATCGGTCTGCTCGCCAACACCGTGCCCGTCCGCGCCCGGCTCGACGGCACGCTCGCCGCGACGCTCACCGACCTCCAGGCCCGGCAGCGGGCCCTGGTCGAGCACCAGCACGTCGCCCTGACCGACCTGGAGCGGCTGACCGGACGCCACCGCCTCTTCGACAGCCTCGTGGTGTTCGAGAACTATCCCGTCGACCCCGACCGGCTGCGCGAACCCGCCCCCGGCCTCACGGTCGTCGGCACCCGCTTCCGCGAGGCCACCCACCACCCGGTGACCCTGACGGTCATGCCGGACGGCGACGGATGGACGGGCGTGCTCGCCCCCCGCGCCGGAGTGGACGCCGACGGCCTCGCCGACGAACTCCTCGACCTGCTGCGCACCTTGGGCGACCACCTCGACACCGACGTACGCGACCTCCTGGAGCACCGATGA